The nucleotide window GACTAGTATGCCGCCGTCCGTCCAAGATCGTAGTTGCAGACGACTGGAGCAGAGCCGGCCGGCGGCCTCTGCTTGGAGACACGCGCGCGGCGACGGACCTCGTTCCTCGACTCTGCTCTCCTGGAGCTAGCTACGGTTACGGTGTGAGAGAGTGGCCGGCCGGGCGGTGGCGGCGTTTATAAGCATTGCCAAGCTAGCAACTTCCGGGAAGCTGCCCGGCCCCCGATTAAGCTCACACTAAGCTCGATCGAGCTATAGATGACATGATGCGATGTGAGTTTGGACTCGCAACTTCCACGAAGCTTCCTCCTCCCCGAATATGAACCGGCATGGCACAATCCCCTGTTCAATTCTAGCACTACTCTAGCTAGCTACGCGCCATTGATGCGGGTACAGGTCACGGGCCGTCCTTTTTCACTAGTTTGTGGAAACGAGTAGTGCAGGCTCATGGCTGTGCCTTTGGCTTAAAATGGTTACTGGAAGCTTAACCGATGGACCGCTTTCGCCCGAACAAGGGCACATACTCGTAGCTAGCTGGACCTTTTAGCTTAAATGTATGTCCATCGTCTATTTATGCTTCGATTTGCTATCCCAAGGAACCTAACCCATGTGATGTGAAGCAGCGCAAGACTAGCTTAGTCATGCCCACTGATTTGCAGCCAAAAATGGGCGGCAGTCTTCCAGAATACGTTTCAACTTTCGGCCGGGGCAGCTAAAGGATTTACTGCAAGAGTGCAGAAATGTTGTTACAAAACATAACATTTTTCAGGCTTCGGCACGAAGTAGAAAGAGGGGTGCAGATATGGGTCACAGGGCATGATCACAAAGAATTTCTTAGTAGTCAGGCATGCTATGTTCCCAACGgcgaatatatatatatatatatatatatatatatatatatatatatatatatatatattccatTTTCCAAATTTGAAGGAATATGTACATTGGAGATGACGAGTACTATGGGACTATAAGTTGAAAGTCTTTTTGTAGATTGCACTTGTCGGCTATTATCTGTCTTTTTCCTTTCTAAGAAACGTTTTGAACTGCAACCTCAAACTAGAGCCATTAACCATATTATTTGCATCGATGAGCCGATTCGCGAGAGCCTACCTTTTAATTGGGAAACTTTTACCAAACAACCAGATATACTGGATAATGTTGTTCTTAGTTATATCCAGCCAAAGGACAGTCATATTAAAACATGCAAAGTGCAAAATAACCATGAGAATGAACACAAATGACCAGAGCTTTGGGTGATGTGGGTATATATTATCAGGAAGGAACACGCGTGTGTAGTTCAGGCGTGATGATGGACCAGTCGAACATGTCCATTTCACTATGCCTCTTCAATTCACGAGATTGCAAAAGCACAAGAATAAGAAAACATAAGAATGAGATAGGAttgcatgtgcaaaacagagGATGGTGAAAACACATGAATTTGCCGAATTCTGTGTTTGATTTGCAAGAATAGGAAAACACGGGAATCCTAAAAGGCATAGTCAAATTAAGGTTAAAACATATGAAATTTTCAGATTAAGTTAATACACTATGTCAGTTATGGCATTTTCCTTGGTCTTTGTGCATATTACGCTTGCAAAAGAGAGGTTAGGGTGGAACGCAAAATTTCTTTGTTTTTCTTAAAACCAAAGAAAAATCTCTGCATTTCCCCTATGGTACATTCTTCTGAATTATGAGCAATGTAACCATTGAAAAAATTTCTATTCATGCATTCTTCCTCCAGTTATCCTAAGTATTAAAGAGGCCCCTAATTTGTGCAAATGGATGCGAACTCATTCATTGTACCCTTCGCTTAAAATGGTTACTAGGAAACTTCAACGTAACGCATTAGACCCATCACTTTCACCCTTTTTGCAAACAAGGGCAAATACTCATGGCTAGGCCTTTAGCTTAAAATGTCCATCAAATTATCATGGTTGTATTTTTTATCCCAAGGACTCTTGCTAGCGCAACCCATGTGACGTGAATCATCGCAAGACAAGCTAGTCCACTTTTTTTGCAGACAAAGATGGACGGCTATGTTCTAGAATTGGTTGTGATTTTTGGGGAATTTTTACTGCAAGTGTGGCATGATCGCAGAATATTTTTTAGGGGAACATAGTAATGGTAAGACACAATCCCACGTATCTTCACACGGTGAAATACCTCCCCCAACTTTCTCAAGCCACACTTCATCCGTGCACAATCAAGTTTCAAAAGACAAAAAGAAAACACAGCTCAATTAACACAAATTACAACAAAAAATTGGCATGGCAAAATAATATGTACGGTAAGCTTGTTAAAGTAGTGTTACAAAGCAATGGATACATTTGATGCATTAGAACTCGGCTCAATTTCGTAAAGGTTACCAGGTATTCAATTAATCAGGAAATCCAAGCCAATTACTacccctgttcaagaattcatccgattaaccagttaacttgccgattaatccctactcatagggtcaccgagtagccgataaaccgataaatcatccgattaattgattaaatggccgattaacttgccgattagcctattaatcccctactcgccaaccaaccgagcagctaccggttaacgatttcctcaagaATGATTACTACTAGTACCTCTTTTTGGGTGTTCCTAGCTAGAGAACAAGCGAAGCAGGCCATGTAAAATAGTCACCGCATCTCGTCTCCCTTGGCGGCTCGAGGAGCAACCCTAAGCCGCTGCCACCACCTCCCGTCAGCCCTTCCTTTTCTCGCCGCCACCGGTCCTCCGGTCCTCTACCGCTCCCTCTAGACCACCGTGTTGGGCACATGCAGCTCTCTCAGTGGCAACTACTTGTTAGGATTGGGGTTGGTCGCTTCCTTTATGGCTTGTGGTCACGTCCGATCAAATTAGCGAACGGTTTTGTCGGTGTTGGATTTGGAAGGATTTCTCCTTCAGATCTGGCCTTGGCGACACGGTAGGCTGCTCGATCTGCGGATTGCGGTGGACATCGAAGTCTTTGTTGGGGTCATCTCTTCACATCCAGTGGCTACTACCGGCGACACGTATGTGGGAGGGAGCCAAAGGCTCCACTGTTGGTTTTGACGGCTCTCGCTCTAGCTAGTTTTCCTTTGATTGTGAGATGCAATTTATGGGCGGCGGCTTGATGTAGAGGGTATGGTTCTGTTGCAGGGGCGGTGGGAGTTCTAGCCTAGCGCATGTAGTTGTTGGGATCACGAAAAAGTGGTAGTGACAACACATGATTGAATTTGATTTGGCGCTTCTCGAGTGCCTGGTCTCGAGCTCCGGGGTGAAAACCCTAGGTATGACCTGAGTTTGTTAGACCTAGAAATGGCGATGTTTTTGTGTcattaccttgttgaaggcattaaTTGCTTGGATATGCTCAGACTTGTTCTTCAGAGCGAAAACTAGAACCAGGCCTTTAGTTGTTGGATCCGGTGTGGTGATGCTTGAGCATCATTCCATTCATGAAGGGATTGTCATTCAAAAACTTTTCCCGTTGTCTTTGTGGTGTCAACAGATAATTGGTACAAATATGGTTGTTGCTGTAGTTTATTGATCGCTATGGAATTTGTCTTTCCTTTTCTTTGATAAGGCATATAGTTTTTGTCTTATATGACTGTGCTCTTTGCCGGCATGTTTATTTGTGTGTGTGCATTGATTTTGACTGTGTGAATTCTATCTATGCAGAGGACGGGTGTGTGCTCATTGTGTTTGTATCCGCTTGATGCTTCATTTTAAGTCAATAAAATCCAACTTGGTCGAAAAAAAGAAATACAACAGAGTATACAGTGCAATGAAGGAAACACCATTAGAGAAGATGGTAATGACAGAAAGTTGATAAGTTTACTCTGCGGGTATATGCTTTCTCAGCTCATTGGTCAATTTTTCATATTCATCGAGATTCGAAATAACCAACAGTGTGGTTTTCACTTCTGATGGATGAGCATGAGAGCGAGCCCGGGAGTGAGCCGTGGAAACTGATAATTCTACTAGTGCAGTATGTGACAATGCATCGACCGCCAGCCTCGACATCAAGATTGGTGTGGTGAGTCCGGGTACTGAAATGTTTTGCTGAAGGTATGCATACAAACAAAAGGCATGCAGTTTAGTTTGGTGGTGAAACTTTGAATTGCTGATAACTTCTGAACCAAATTTTGATTTTAAAACTTTTATAGATTTGAATTCACGTCAATATGACCTTTAAAACAAGAATAATCTTGGATGCATTTTGAATAGTTTGAATTTATTATTTAATTCATATTTCAATTCCACTTATGTGACAAACTAGTTTCACTTGTTAAAAAAAACTAATTTCACTCATTTTAAATAACTGATTTCACTAAATTCAAAAAATATATTCATTTCATCCGATTTCACTTATTTCATACTCATTATATTCCAGCATATAAAAAATATTTACGATGTTCACTACTTCAGAAAAGTGATTTTGATTGTTTCAAAAGACTCAACTTAATTATTTCACTCATATAGTTTTTTTCACTCGATTCAAAAAATGATTTCTCTCATTTCAAAAAACTAATTTCACTCATTAAGAAAACAAATTTCACTATTTAAAAGAAACTAATTGCATTCATTTCCAAAACTGATTTCACTCATTTAAAAGAAGTGGATTTCACCCATTTCGAAAAAGCATATTTGCATTTTTTATGTAACTCCTTTGATTTTCACTCCTTCATTCTTTTATGAAATATGAAAAATTAAAATAAATGACATAAGCCTAGTATCAAAATGTGAAAATGTTATTCACTCACTTGAAAAAGTGATTTTGCTCATTTCAAAAAGTGATTTCACGCATTTCAGAAAACCTTAGTTCACTCAATTCTGGAACACCATTTTCAGTTAGTTCGGAAAATTAGTTTTCTCTGATTTTGAAGCAACTTCACATATTTTGATTGATTTACAAAATATTTTTCAGTTATATTTCACAAATATCGGATTCACACACTTAAGTAACCTGCTTCGCAAATAAACATTTTTACAAAAAAAGGTGAGTGAAATAAGTGGATCGAAATTTAAATGTGTTTGAAATGTAGCATCAAAGGtttcaaatatataaaaaatcAAAAATGAAATTACATTTTAAAATATATGAACGGTTGAAACTTTTTTTTTATGGGAAATGAATGATTACTGataaacagaaaataaaaaaatgggTTCGTAGGGAGGGCAAGCAGAGAGAGTGAATGTGCCATATCTGTACTTGAGTtcgaaaaaaaagagagaaatgGAGACCATGCATATGCATCGTTTCATAAGAAAAATACCAACGTGCAAAATTAGGAAAGGAATCAAATACAACAGAGGGATACTTAACGAGGTGTCGTCCACTCATTGGCTTGTGGGTGCCGCTAGAAATgtttttttttgagcatcagtacagacacaagcgcttaTATACATGCGCATACATTCACCCTTATGAACgtacacacgcacaccctacccctatgagcacctccgagagactgagctggcatatcatcttgagatttacgaagtcaccgtaggcgcctcgtcgtcgacgggaacgtctcctcccactgaaagcgtatcgccggaaatcctgaaataaatccggGAATAATGCGAGCACTATGATTTGAACCCTGATGGATTGAGGATACCATTGTCTACataaccaactcaaccacaggttgattcgcgCCGCTAGAAATGTTTGACTGAATGATGTGCCGAAATGGGGGAGTGAGACGGACACGGGCGCACGAATCAGGCCCAGTTCCTCTCGGAGAAGAAAAATGATGATGCGCCACGTTGGTTCGCTACGTCGGTAAGTCCAAAACAAATCCGATGGGTGCACCAACACGACTACGTCGGCATATCTTCCAACCTCTCGTCGTCTCTTCTCTCCGACCAAACCCTATGGAGCCGCCGCGCCGCACCAAGCGCCCCGCCGGAGACGGCGAGGACGACGACGCCAAGGCCGCCTCCAAAGCACCACGCTACGACGGCGCCGCGGCCTACGACTTCCTCGACGATGACGATCTTGATGGCGTGTCCTCGCACGGCACCCGCGGCGACACCGGGTTCCTGGACGAGAGCGACAGCTTCGTGGAGCGCGCGGCGCGGGGCGGCACCAAGAACAAAGAGGAGCCCTGGCTGGGCGCCACCGACGTCGACGGCGAGTCCCCCGGCCCCGCCGCCACGAAGCGCGCCAGGAAGGCCATGCAGAGGCAGGAGGAGGACGAGAGGATCCTGGAGGGCGTCGTCGGCTCCCGCGCCGTCTTCGACATCAAGAAGCGGATCGCCGGCCTCCTCCAGCCCGGCGAGACGGTCCCGCGTGCGCTGCGGAGGCTCAAGGGAGACAAACGTGGCAGAGGGAAGGGGATGGACGAGCCGGCGCGGCGCGCGTTCGACGAGCTGATGGAGGCATCCGCGGAGCTCGTGCGGCGCGGCGACCTCGACGCGTACACGGACGACCGCGAGGCCTTCGAGCGCGGCGCCTGGGACTACGAGCACGcgcgtcgccgtcgccgcctgGCGCGTGAGGCTCCAGAAGACGACGAAGCTGACCAACAGACCGCCGCCGCGACCCGTGACTACTACGTGGACATGTTCGGAGACGACGCAGTCGGCGCCGGCTCGAAGACCGCAGCGGAATCGTCCAGTGGACACGCAGCTAATCCTGAACCGCCTGCAGCGCAGCCTGATGCTTCGGGTGCGACGACGGAGGAGGAAGCCGGCGGCGTCGTCGCGGGCTGTGATTACGTGTACGATCCGTCGTCGGGCTACTACTACAGCGGCAGCACGGGGCACTACTACGACGCCGCGTCCGGGTGCTACTGCTCCGCGTCCACGGGCACATGGTTCTCCTACCATGTCGACGGCGAGGCGAGCAGTACTCCGGCCGGCACGCACGTCGGAATGTAGGGGCGCACTGCTGCAAATGTTTGGCTGATCGTGTAGTCATTTTGACGTCTACTGAGTTGATGTGATTGTGTATCAAGAGGACTTTAGCTGCCGATTAAATCGTCGCTTATTTTGTTTCTCAAAGGAAACATAATTTTGCATGTTATTGCTAAGCATGTTTCATTTTATTCCAATCTTGTTCAAGAAACGTTTCACAATTCATAAAGTTCAAGTGCATTTATCTTTACATACGTTTCATTTTATTTGGTCTTGTTTCAGTAACGTCTCAATTGCATTTGAACAAACTTTTCATAAAAAAATAAATACGTTCATTTTCAGGCCTTTTCATTTTTTAGTCTTGTTTCAATGAATTTCAGAGACAATCAAGAGATTTTAACATAATTTTCATGATATAAATATCAGTCATGATTTAATGTATTTTAGAAACATTTGAAATGCCCAGTTGACAAAGTTTCAAATGCATTTATTTCCGGCAATCTTTTGTTTTATTTCAGTCTTGATTCAACAAAGGGAGTGTCTAATTTTCAGTCATCCGCTTTTCAATTTGGTTTACGTCGTTTTTCTTGTCCACATAGTTCTTGACACGTGTCTAGTAATTTCAGTCAGCACCAAAAAAGATTGTGTTCTTTTCGGTTTCAGGTCGTTTTCTCCCTCCCGCTCTTAATCCTTCAAacacatttttttcttttcttttcttgcGGATGTACCTTCAAACACATGTTGGCCCTAGCTTGTCCCTAATGGCTCACTTGCAAACCCGTTATCGATTTCATAACTTGACATTTTGTGTTTGGACATGGACTAAATGAGAGTgacacactagtagaaaacaggggtTTGGTCACAGCTCAATatacacattagtcccggttgcattacgaaccaggaataatgtgagcattagtcccggtttaagcggctaaaggcattagtcccggttcaaatgggacctttagtcccggtttgagacatgaaccgggactaaagggtacCCGGTTTgagacatgaaccgggactaaagggtgagatgccttcagtcccggttcatgtctcaaaccgggactaaagggggttcgtgtctcaaactctacccccccgcggtgtatcgccatttcagttttgaaaaaaaaagaaaatgataaaaacttcaaaaaataaaatcctgagagatgtagttatattactacatctactagttaggaaaattaaTAAACTTAAATTTGGgcatgttttgcaaaaaagtgttatgaaaaagtaaaacggctataacttttacATATGATGTCGGAaaaaacatataatatatcaaaatgtttttGCACAGTCCAAAATATTTAACCTTTTTGCCTAAAAATTTACTGGTAGCATTTGGATGTGACTATGAATACataatttttttggatttttttgtTATTTTGAATTATTTCAGTGCGCAGGAGCATGTGCTCCCGAGATCCAAATTCGATTTCCGGATACATAGACCGCAACTTTTATTTAAAGATGTATTTCCTATATACATATATGCACACACGCGCGCGAACACACACATAGATATATGGGGCCTAGTATGTTTTTTGGTAGCCTTTAACCATTGATAAAATTATTAGTATATGAGATGTATGATATAAAAATTATACCATTAGAAACTCCCTTTCATATACAAATTTCATGGTATGCATTGTGTAACATGCACATAATATATTATTGGTCTAACACATGGTTAAAGGTAATCTCAAAAACGTATTAGACCCTATATATTTGAACAGAGGAAGTACATCAAATGCTAATTGCTAGTGGACATGTGACTTGGCAATTGACAAGGGCTCCACCAACATGCATGTCAATAACTTCATGCATGTGAGCATTAACATTTTCTAAAATACGTCAAACTTGTGTACATGCATATCAACAGACAAGGATCTCATCATGCATATCAATAATAGCCATTTTGCCGATGAGATCACGAGATATATGGTACATTTTGTTAGTACAATGAAAAATCCAGGAATTTGAGTGTGAATTCTTTGATTTTTAACAAGAGTACCACTTTCCTCGGAATTGGTACAATGAATTTTCTTGGAATTGCTACTTATCCAATAAATTATTGAATTTCAGAATACGTAATTGTTGTTGAAATATTCTTTGGAATTGAGGCCACGAAAACCTGAGTTTTCTTAAGATAAATGATACCAGTGACTTGCACAATTAAAATTACATGAATTTTTATATGGAATTCTCAAATATCCATGCCAAGTGTTAAGTTTAAAACTTTATGAATTTTCATGGAAATCAATTATCTCAAAAGGTAGCACTCTAACAATTGCACTAAGAGTTTCTCTCATACAAAATTACACTAAGAGAGAACATTATCATTATTATAGTGAAACCATTGTATTTGCATTGTAGTTCAGCCAACAAATGTCACTCCAATAACCCAAAAACAAGGTTCACAAATTCAAAATGACCGTAGAAAAATCACATTGTGTAATGTAACTAGAGCGTGTAAAAGGGCATTAAGAAGCTGCATGTATCAATCATTCCAGGCGCATTAACTAGCTGCATGTGCATGTATTATGCAATAATTTAGTGTATTATCGCAGGAGTAGTTACATGTGTCTGCACTATAAAAGTGCACTTGATTATTGCCATCTCATACTAGTAATCAATAGCGGTATGCACCCTGGAGCCAAACGCCCTCATCGGTTTATGGGGCTATTAAATTGATGTTGGTGATTGCCACGTGCCTTCAATGCATTATATTTTGATGACGATATTCATTGGGCTATTCTAGGTTGAAATTTTGGCATAATATCTTCATTTCTATCAAGGTAAGGATAAAATTCTAAATTCGGATGACGTGGTTTTATTCACATTTTCATGGTAAAAAAATTAGCAATAAGCAAATAGATAATTAAAAGGAGAGCATGTTGTGTGTCCCGTATGATAATTAGAAAAGTTGGTGATATTACCATGAAAACTTATATGGTTTCTTTTCCTATATTCAATAAAGTGATAGTAGATTTTGACCGTACATGGATAGTTGGAGTCCTCTTTATACGTTGACTACATTGTTGATCTATGCAGATGTCGTTGGAAAGGATTGCACTCAATCACCCTTGGTTCCTCTACTTTTGTGCCGCACCATTTGGAGGCGTGTTTCTACTTTCTTCTTTTCCAGTAAATATGAAGAATCCAAATCCACTatttatactccctctgttcattTTTGTAAGGCCTTTTAGACAGCTGAAATTGAACTGTTTTAGGTGTTATCTTAAATGTCTAAAACGTCTTACAAAAataaacagagggagtattattttTCTAGAATAAATGCCTTCTTCAATTCGTCTGCCATTCTGTTAGCCTATTTCACCTATGGTCTCACATGTAATCTGAACATCTAGAGTGTAATCAGATTTGGCATTTCTGCATTTTGTTTTTGCTGATTTATTAAGGGCACATAGAAAATATTGAAATATGTATGTTGATAATATAAAAAGATCTATGTAAAAAAACTGTCATTTCTGATGTCAAAGTCTCTCCCTTCGCTATTGCTGGCTTAGATTTGATTACTCACCTGATCACTGACCTTAATCATTTCAATTATGATTTTATGACACAAGTAATTTTAGATCCTCCCACTTCTTTTCCCTTAGGATAATTTGAAAATTGCTTCCATCTTTACAATATGTGATAATAATATCTTCAAAGAACAAAGTATTATTCTATATTTAAATGTAAAATACACATATAGCAATCGATACAACATAAATCAAGAAACAACTTCAGCCACCATGCTTCTTATTCAGTTACCTTAGGGAGCAACTAGGGAGACTAGGGAGCATCCTCTTTAGTCACCGTGGCTCTTCCGATGCAAGGAAACCATGCCAGCCACTACCGCGAGAGCTCGATCCTGCGACCCACCTGCCGCCGAAGCAATCTCGGCCTCATCCCGGAGGTGATCGGCCTTTTTCCGCGCCATGCCGCCCTTCTCCCCTTCCATAAGCTCTCTCACCAGCGCCGCCACCTCCTCTCGCGGGACAATTGCTCCGTCTTTACCCAGGGGAGGCCTCTCCCACAAAGCCAGGCCCACCCGATCCGACGACAGCATCACCGCGTTCATCCTCTGCTCGGCGTACAGCGGCCACGCCACCATCGGCACGCCCGCCGCCACGCTCTCCAGCGTGGAGTTCCATCCGCCATGAGACATGAACCCTCCCACGGCGACATGGTTAAGGATCTCCACCTGCGGCGCCCACAGTGGCACAAGGAGCCCTGTACCGTTCATCCTCTCGACGAACCCGTCGGGCAGATATCTCAGCGGGTCGGCATCGGTAGCGGCAGTGCCGAGGTAGGCCGCGCTGCTGTCCTTGTCGttggggtggtgcaccacccagAGGAACCTCTGCCCGCTCGCCTCCAGCCCAGCCGCCAGCTCGGCCGTCTGCGCCGTGGACAGCGTGCCGCCGCTGCCGAAGGACACGTACAAGACAGAGCCGTCCGGCTGGTTGTCCAGCCACCGTAAGCAGCTGTGCTTGACCTCGTCGGAGTCGGGGCACCGCCGCCGGGTGAATGGACCCACAGCGTACGCCGGCGGGTACACGCCCTTGTCAGAAAGCTCTTTGAACGCCACCAGCGTCTCGTGCTCCAACGCATCCATGGTGTTGACGATGAAGCCTTCCGCGAGGAGGTAGTTGAGACCGAGGTCGACCATGAGCTCGTACACGGGGTCGGAGCGGTTCTGGACGGGTTCGACGAGATCGGCGCCGTGCAGCGGCACGCACCCCGGGAGCATCACGGGCTCCGGGAGGTCGCGGCACTCGCAGGTGGTGGTCCTGGAGAGCTCCGGCGTGTAGAGCAACGATAACAGCGACATGAGGCTGGAGGTGTAGAAGACGTACCCAGGCAGACCCATCTCCTTGCTGACGGCGAGCGCCGCGGGGCAGAGCATGTCGGTCATGAAGGCAGTGATCCCCGCCGGGAGGCCGAGGAGGGAGCGTAGTAAGTCGCGTAGCTGTGGCAGGGCGCGGTTGATGACGGTGAGGATGCGGGTCACCAAGTGCGCGTCGGCTGCGAGGTCGCTGATGGACACCTCCGGGAGCGCGGCGACGGAGACGCCCGGCGGGAGGGAGGCGAGCGGCGAGGAGTGGCCGGGTGTGGACAGGCTGGCGTAAGTGACGATAGTGACGGTGAAGCCGTGGCGCACGGCGAGGCGCTTCGCCAGCTCGGACACCGGGAGGACGTGGCCGGCACCGGAGCTCGT belongs to Triticum urartu cultivar G1812 chromosome 7, Tu2.1, whole genome shotgun sequence and includes:
- the LOC125524004 gene encoding hydroquinone glucosyltransferase-like, with translation MAQAPHVVMLTSSGAGHVLPVSELAKRLAVRHGFTVTIVTYASLSTPGHSSPLASLPPGVSVAALPEVSISDLAADAHLVTRILTVINRALPQLRDLLRSLLGLPAGITAFMTDMLCPAALAVSKEMGLPGYVFYTSSLMSLLSLLYTPELSRTTTCECRDLPEPVMLPGCVPLHGADLVEPVQNRSDPVYELMVDLGLNYLLAEGFIVNTMDALEHETLVAFKELSDKGVYPPAYAVGPFTRRRCPDSDEVKHSCLRWLDNQPDGSVLYVSFGSGGTLSTAQTAELAAGLEASGQRFLWVVHHPNDKDSSAAYLGTAATDADPLRYLPDGFVERMNGTGLLVPLWAPQVEILNHVAVGGFMSHGGWNSTLESVAAGVPMVAWPLYAEQRMNAVMLSSDRVGLALWERPPLGKDGAIVPREEVAALVRELMEGEKGGMARKKADHLRDEAEIASAAGGSQDRALAVVAGMVSLHRKSHGD